The Apium graveolens cultivar Ventura chromosome 11, ASM990537v1, whole genome shotgun sequence genome has a window encoding:
- the LOC141697002 gene encoding ATP-dependent zinc metalloprotease FTSH 7, chloroplastic-like, which yields MSTIHPLQPIIHTQFYINSTHNPKPIHKYPFFTNQFRYLCQKSNLYVSSSSFRPINLYRQTGLLRNSQRFNLYRIQAKAEQESESNSEQDDTKNPKNNGVRTSSSGSSRKQEKKRGGWWGKSRKWEWKPIIQAQEIGILLLQLGIFIFVMRLFRPTIVLPGSDPKPQTTLISVPYSDFLSKVNGNRVEKVEVDGVNIMFKLKDVVGSEGIGSGDAVQDSELLRSVVPTKRVVYSTTRPSDIKAPYEKMVEYGVEFGSPDKRSGGFLNSALITLFYVAVLAGLFQRFPFKLSQNTAGQLRNRKSGSSSRTNETEKGESITFADVAGVDEAKEELEEIVEFLRNPDRYLRVGARPPRGVLLVGLPGTGKTLLAKAVAGEAEVPFISCSASEFVELYVGMGASRVRDLFARAKKAAPSIIFIDEIDAVAKSRDGKFRIVSNDEREQTLNQLLTEMDGFDSNSAVIVLGATNRSDVLDPALRRPGRFDRVVMVETPDRTGREAILNVHVSRKELPLGENVDLGDIASMTTGFTGADLANLVNEAALLAGRQNKDVVEKIDFIHAVERSIAGIEKKTAKLQGIEKGVVARHEAGHAVVGTAIANLIPGQPRVSKLSILPRSGGALGFTYTPPTTEDRYLLFVDELRGRLVTLLGGRAAEEVVYSGRVSTGALDDIRRATDMAYKAITEYGLNQTIGPVSLSTLSSGGIDDSSGASPWGRDQGHLDDLAQREVKALLQSALEVALCVVRANPTVLEGLGAYLEEKEKVEGEELHEWLKMVVAPAELAIFISGKQESMLPLQASPGQRLFDVQ from the exons ATGTCAACAATCCACCCTCTACAACCCATAATCCACACACAATTCTACATAAATTCAACTCATAATCCAAAACCCATTCATAAATACCCTTTCTTTACCAATCAATTCAGATATTTATGTCAAAAATCCAATCTTTATGTCTCTAGTTCATCTTTTAGACCGATTAATTTGTATAGACAAACTGGGTTGTTGAGAAATTCACAAAGATTCAATCTTTATCGAATTCAAGCCAAAGCTGAACAAGAAAGTGAGTCCAATTCTGAGCAGGATGATACCAAGAACCCCAAGAACAATGGAGTTAGGACTAGTTCTTCGGGTTCGAGTCGAAAACAGGAGAAAAAGAGAGGTGGGTGGTGGGGGAAAAGCAGGAAATGGGAGTGGAAACCTATAATTCAGGCTCAAGAAATTGGTATTTTGTTATTACAGTTAggaatttttatttttgttatgaGGTTGTTTAGGCCTACTATTGTATTGCCTGGTTCGGACCCAAAGCCTCAAACCACGTTGATTAGTGTTCCTTATAGTGATTTTTTGAGTAAGGTTAATGGGAATCGGGTTGAGAAAGTTGAGGTTGATGGTGTAAATATAATGTTTAAGTTGAAGGATGTTGTTGGGAGTGAAGGGATTGGGAGTGGTGATGCTGTGCAGGATTCGGAGTTGTTGAGGAGTGTGGTGCCGACGAAGAGAGTTGTTTATTCGACTACTCGTCCTAGTGATATTAAGGCTCCCTATGAGAAGATGGTTGAGTATGGTGTTGAGTTTGGGTCGCCTGATAAGAGGTCGGGTGGATTTTTGAATTCAGCATTG ATTACTTTATTCTATGTTGCTGTGCTGGCAGGGCTTTTTCAAAGGTTCCCTTTCAAATTGTCTCAG AATACAGCTGGTCAGCTAAGGAACCGGAAGTCTGGGAGCTCTAGCAGAACTAACGAGACTGAAAAGGGGGAAAGTATAACGTTTGCTGATGTAGCTGGTGTTGATGAAGCTAAGGAAGAGCTTGAAGAGATTGTG GAATTCCTGAGGAATCCAGACAGGTATCTCCGAGTCGGTGCTCGTCCTCCTCGTGGTGTTCTCCTG GTGGGACTTCCTGGGACAGGTAAAACTCTTCTAGCAAAGGCTGTAGCGGGCGAAGCAGAAGTGCCATTTATAAGTTGTTCCGCAAGTGAATTTGTTGAATTGTATGTTGGCATGGGAGCATCCCGTGTCCGAGATCTTTTTGCCCGGGCAAAGAAGGCGGCTCCATCTATTATTTTTATAGATGAG ATTGATGCTGTCGCAAAGAGTCGTGATGGAAAGTTTCGCATTGTCAGCAATGATGAAAGAGAGCAAACTCTAAACCAGCTACTTACT GAGATGGATGGCTTTGACAGTAACTCAGCAGTAATTGTTTTAGGAGCAACCAATCGATCCGATGTTTTGGACCCTGCACTTCGCCGCCCTGGAAGATTTGATCGTGTTGTTATG GTAGAAACACCTGATAGAACTGGAAGAGAAGCTATTTTGAATGTACATGTTTCCAGAAAGGAGCTTCCGCTAGGAGAGAATGTTGATCTAGGCGATATAGCTTCAATGACGACTGGTTTCACTGG GGCAGACCTTGCAAATTTAGTGAATGAAGCTGCTCTGTTAGCAGGAAGACAGAATAAAGATGTTGTTGAGAAAATAGATTTCATTCATGCTGTGGAGCGATCAATAGCT GGTATTGAGAAGAAGACTGCTAAGCTGCAGGGTATTGAAAAAGGTGTGGTTGCCAGGCATGAAGCAGGTCACGCTGTTGTAGGGACGGCCATTGCAAATCTCATTCCTGGACAACCAAGGGTCTCG AAGCTGAGTATATTACCACGATCAGGAGGGGCACTGGGTTTTACTTACACTCCTCCCACCACTGAGGATAGATATCTACTCTTTGTTGATGAGTTGCGTGGGCGCTTGGTTACTCTCCTTGGAGGACGTGCAGCAGAAGAAGTTGTTTACTCAGGCCGTGTATCAACCGGTGCACTTGATGATATACGGCGTGCAACTGATATGGCATACAAGGCGATTACTGAGTACGGTCTTAATCAGACAATAGGCCCTGTTTCATTGTCAACACTTTCTAGTGGCGGGATTGATGACTCTTCTGGAGCCTCTCCGTGGGGAAGGGATCAG GGACATCTTGATGATCTTGCTCAAAGAGAGGTCAAAGCGTTGTTACAGTCAGCTCTTGAAGTAGCACTGTGTGTTGTGCGTGCTAACCCTACCGTCTTGGAGGGTCTTGGTGCATATCTTGAAG AAAAAGAGAAAGTAGAAGGTGAAGAACTTCATGAATGGTTAAAAATGGTGGTCGCTCCAGCAGAACTTGCAATTTTCATTTCAGGTAAGCAAGAGTCTATGCTCCCATTGCAAGCAAGTCCAGGACAGCGTCTCTTTGATGTTCAGTGA